One window of the Eucalyptus grandis isolate ANBG69807.140 chromosome 6, ASM1654582v1, whole genome shotgun sequence genome contains the following:
- the LOC104451925 gene encoding probable polygalacturonase At1g80170 — MTYHNALSSDMGFSISICSLILVSALLLTSEIKVGVADKTFSVLDYGAVGNGITDDSSVSGDIIAPEDPDAWKGKDKWLTFNSTLTINNCNDVSLQPVYFKNSPQMHLVVPGSSNVYLRSLDIYAPEWSPNTDGIHIGGSHGVVVRASSIGTGRASLSSDSICVGRGQVSQVDFSNLNFTAVENPIIINQYYCNTPGNCPKTASRIKFDTYPVLLVYNEALSCLSLFHGWYHGIIDNVVNEQTNM, encoded by the exons ATGACATACCATAACGCGCTTTCCTCTGATATG GGGTTCTCAATTTCTATATGTTCGTTGATCCTGGTCTCTGCACTACTGTTGACAAGTGAAATCAAGGTCGGTGTTGCCGACAAAACGTTCAGCGTTTTGGACTATGGAGCAGTTGGCAATGGGATCACCGATGACTCCTCG GTATCAGGAGACATCATAGCACCAGAAGATCCAGATGCATGGAAGGGGAAGGATAAGTGGTTGACTTTCAACAGC ACGCTAACTATCAACAACTGCAATGACGTATCTTTGCAACCTGTGTACTTCAAGAACAGTCCTCAGATGCATTTAGTTGTTCCTGGAAGCAGCAACGTTTATCTGCGGTCCTTGGACATTTACGCGCCAGAATGGAGCCCCAACACCGACGGAATCCACATTGGAGGTTCTCATGGTGTCGTTGTTCGTGCTTCATCGATAGGCACCGGGAGGGCATCGCTCTCCTCTGATAGTATCtgt GTGGGAAGAGGCCAAGTTAGCCaagttgatttttcaaatctcAACTTCACCGCAGTGGAAAACCCCATCATCATCAATCAGTACTACTGCAACACTCCAGGCAATTGTCCCAAGACG GCATCAAGAATAAAATTTGACACGTATCCTGTTCTTTTAGTTTATAATGAAGCATTATCTTGCCTCTCACTGTTTCATGGATGGTATCATGGGATCATCGACAATGTTGTGAATGAGCAGACTAATATGTAA
- the LOC104449452 gene encoding probable polygalacturonase At3g15720, which produces MVNCGASTASTSFDVLSYGAVGDGKTDDSPAFLEAWNAACISSSKLSILTVPAKKTFLLKPVTFSGPCQPEYMYVLVSGNIAAPNSMTDYSGYQTNSWLAFSNVSGLMITGTGIIDGKGSGWWSQPCIGNASNAATCTGPAALTFYRCTRLVLNGLRLVNSPRSHIALTSSQFVTISNIHISAPATSPNTDGIDISGSTHVYVRDSFIGTGDDCIAISAGSSHINVTRITCGPGHGISIGSLGAHGENDTVENVTVQNCTLKGTMTGVRIKTWQGGSGYARKITFNKIRFIRVDNPIIIDQYYCPTQIGCKNETSGIRVSDISYSVIYGTSVTDKVINLSCDQNFGCSNIVLDHVYITSTVPNKKAYSYCFNAHGKYSHTRPAVTCLLK; this is translated from the exons ATGGTGAATTGTGGAGCGAGCACAGCATCGACTTCTTTCGATGTGTTGAGTTATGGAGCGGTTGGAGACGGAAAGACTGATGATTCCCCC GCTTTCCTGGAGGCATGGAATGCCGCCTGCATATCCTCATCGAAACTGTCCATTCTCACCGTACCGGCAAAGAAGACTTTCTTGTTGAAGCCAGTGACGTTCAGCGGCCCATGCCAACCTGAATACATGTATGTTCTG GTCTCTGGCAACATTGCTGCGCCCAACTCAATGACAGATTACAGTGGCTACCAAACCAACAGTTGGCTCGCCTTCTCTAATGTTAGTGGTTTGATGATCACTGGCACTGGAATCATCGACGGAAAGGGTTCGGGCTGGTGGTCACAGCCTTGCATTGGAAATGCATCTAAT GCTGCAACATGCACAGGACCAGCA GCATTGACTTTTTACAGATGCACGAGACTTGTGCTCAATGGATTGAGACTTGTGAACAGTCCAAGGTCACACATCGCCCTCACCAGCAGCCAGTTTGTCACCATCTCCAACATCCATATCTCTGCCCCGGCAACAAGCCCTAACACCGATGGGATCGATATCTCCGGCTCAACCCATGTATATGTTCGCGATTCATTCATCGGAACTG GTGATGATTGCATCGCTATTAGCGCAGGCTCGTCACACATCAATGTCACTAGGATCACATGTGGACCTGGCCATGGTATCAG CATTGGATCTTTGGGGGCACATGGAGAGAATGACACAGTTGAAAATGTGACCGTGCAAAACTGCACATTGAAAGGTACGATGACAGGAGTGAGGATCAAGACATGGCAG GGAGGGAGTGGATATGCAAGAAAAATAACCTTCAATAAGATCAGATTCATTCGGGTTGATAATCCGATCATCATCGACCAGTATTACTGCCCCACCCAAATCGGTTGCAAAAACGAG ACATCGGGAATTAGGGTGAGTGACATCTCGTATTCGGTGATATATGGGACGTCGGTCACGGACAAGGTCATAAACCTAAGCTGTGACCAGAACTTCGGTTGCAGTAACATCGTCCTGGATCATGTATACATAACATCCACTGTTCCAAATAAGAAAGCTTATTCCTACTGCTTCAATGCTCATGGAAAATATAGCCACACCAGACCTGCAGTCACTTGCTTGCTGAAATAA